A single window of Bradyrhizobium daqingense DNA harbors:
- a CDS encoding DUF3551 domain-containing protein yields MRLPILTLTAMATLFVAADASAQTYDPRYPVCMHVYTPGGGFGGGGGDYYDCSFTSIPQCRATASGRSASCDLNPYYAFDQPPPRPRKRQKQQY; encoded by the coding sequence ATGCGCTTGCCGATCCTGACTCTCACCGCGATGGCCACGCTGTTCGTCGCGGCCGATGCCAGCGCCCAGACCTACGATCCGCGTTACCCCGTGTGCATGCATGTCTACACGCCCGGCGGCGGCTTCGGCGGTGGCGGCGGTGACTATTATGATTGCTCGTTCACGTCGATCCCGCAGTGCCGCGCCACGGCGTCGGGCCGCTCTGCGAGCTGTGACCTGAACCCTTATTACGCTTTCGACCAGCCCCCGCCGCGGCCGCGTAAGCGGCAGAAGCAACAGTACTGA
- a CDS encoding DUF3551 domain-containing protein — MRFPRILSPRASLGLLLAIGASLVIAPSHAQTFDPRYPVCMHVYSGANGGGGEWYDCSFTSIPQCRATAWGRAAICDLNPYYPVDAPPQRLRHRRTG; from the coding sequence ATGCGCTTTCCTCGGATCCTCTCGCCGCGTGCTTCGCTCGGCCTGCTCCTCGCGATCGGCGCCTCACTCGTGATTGCGCCCTCTCATGCGCAGACTTTCGATCCCCGTTACCCTGTCTGCATGCACGTTTACTCCGGCGCGAATGGTGGTGGCGGGGAGTGGTACGATTGCTCCTTCACATCCATCCCGCAGTGCCGCGCCACCGCATGGGGTCGCGCCGCGATCTGTGATCTCAATCCGTACTACCCCGTCGACGCGCCGCCGCAGCGTTTGCGTCACAGGCGAACCGGCTAG